In Myxococcus stipitatus, the following are encoded in one genomic region:
- the odhB gene encoding 2-oxoglutarate dehydrogenase complex dihydrolipoyllysine-residue succinyltransferase has product MAVELKVPPLGESITEAVVGKWNKKAGDAVAADEPLVVLETDKVTIDVPAPAAGSLASVAFKEGDKVRVGDVLGLIEAGAGAPAAKPAAAAPAAAPAPVAAAQEASGGADARITPTARKMAEENKLDVSQLKGSGTAGRITKEDVLGQLNRPAAPSQPAAPATPTGPRPNAAREERVRMTPLRKRVAERLVQAQSTAALLTTFNEVDMGEVMALRKKYNDKFQAKHGVKLGFMSFFVRASIEALKAFPQVNGEIDGEDVIFKHYYDIGVAVSGSRGLVVPVLRNADKMSLAELEKGVADLGTRARNDKLTLAELQGGTFTITNGGIFGSMLSTPIINPPQTGILGMHNIVDRPVVRDGQIVIRPIMYVALTYDHRLIDGREAVQFLVRVKECIEDPERLLLDV; this is encoded by the coding sequence ATGGCCGTTGAACTGAAAGTGCCCCCCCTGGGCGAGTCCATCACCGAGGCCGTCGTCGGCAAGTGGAACAAGAAGGCGGGTGATGCGGTGGCGGCGGACGAGCCGCTCGTCGTCCTTGAGACCGACAAGGTCACCATCGACGTGCCCGCTCCCGCGGCCGGCTCCCTGGCCAGCGTCGCCTTCAAGGAGGGCGACAAGGTGCGCGTGGGCGACGTGCTCGGCCTCATCGAGGCCGGCGCCGGTGCTCCCGCCGCCAAGCCCGCGGCCGCCGCTCCCGCCGCGGCTCCGGCGCCCGTAGCCGCCGCCCAGGAGGCCTCGGGTGGCGCGGATGCCCGCATCACGCCCACCGCCCGGAAGATGGCGGAGGAGAACAAGCTGGACGTCTCCCAGCTGAAGGGCAGCGGCACCGCGGGCCGCATCACCAAGGAGGACGTGCTCGGCCAGCTCAACCGCCCCGCCGCGCCCTCTCAGCCCGCCGCCCCGGCCACGCCCACGGGCCCGCGCCCCAACGCCGCCCGCGAGGAGCGCGTGCGCATGACGCCGCTTCGCAAGCGCGTCGCGGAGCGCCTGGTCCAGGCCCAGTCCACCGCCGCCCTGCTCACCACCTTCAACGAGGTGGACATGGGCGAGGTGATGGCCCTGCGCAAGAAGTACAACGACAAGTTCCAGGCCAAGCACGGCGTGAAGCTGGGCTTCATGAGCTTCTTCGTCCGCGCGTCGATTGAAGCCCTCAAGGCCTTCCCGCAGGTGAACGGGGAGATTGACGGCGAAGACGTCATCTTCAAGCACTACTACGACATCGGCGTGGCGGTGAGCGGCAGCCGCGGCCTGGTCGTCCCCGTGCTGCGCAACGCGGACAAGATGTCCCTGGCGGAGCTGGAGAAGGGCGTCGCGGACCTGGGCACCCGGGCCCGCAACGACAAGCTCACCCTGGCGGAGCTGCAGGGCGGCACCTTCACCATCACCAACGGCGGCATCTTCGGCTCCATGCTGTCCACGCCCATCATCAACCCGCCGCAGACGGGCATCCTGGGCATGCACAACATCGTGGACCGCCCCGTCGTGCGCGACGGGCAGATTGTCATCCGCCCCATCATGTACGTGGCCCTCACCTACGACCACCGGCTGATTGACGGCCGCGAGGCCGTCCAGTTCCTCGTGCGCGTCAAGGAGTGCATCGAGGACCCCGAGCGTCTGCTGTTGGACGTCTGA
- a CDS encoding 2-oxoglutarate dehydrogenase E1 component, translating into MANFQDTFLSGANIDFIEGLYARYLEDPTSVDASWREVFERNDGAGRPIFNTKLLEVPAPAVQPGKANGKAAAKEAPAAAAAPAAPAAAPSQALELQSKVDQTLFAFRLRGHLRARLDPLDRPRPALDHIADVGMVDDGHFSAREREQEVESSGTFPQQRVKLGDLLNRLHRTYTGSIGVEVMQILDSQRRRWLMQRMEHSENHTAFSVDDQRHILTKLSYAEGFENFLHTKYVGAKRFSLDGGEALIPMMDAIAEVGSGLGLKEIVIGMAHRGRLNVLTNILGKQPSQIFSEFDGPKDPKAYLGRGDVKYHMGFSSDHVTRQGKNVHLSLAFNPSHLEAVNPVVEGRVRAKQERFGDTERVGVMPLLIHGDAAFMGQGVVAETLNLSGLKGYNTGGTLHVVINNQVGFTTDPHDSRSSIYATAIAQMLDIPIFHVNGDDPEACVHVARLAAEYRQTFHSDVVIDLICYRRYGHNEGDDPSFTQPAMYDLIRKHPTVRTLYAKTLAEQSRISAEESEAIKQRCLQEFDAALARARQESQFKEPSALEGLWKTYQGGAQKSAPQVKTGVDKAKLRDALQRLCVVPEGFHVHRDVERTVIKKRLGMLDSEELQWSEGESLAYATLLAEGYPVRLSGQDCERGTFSHRHAVLHDVQTGTEYTPLQQFSTGRARFQVVNSALSEMGVLGFEYGYSLDVPDGLTIWEAQFGDFANGAQIIIDQFIAAGESKWRRLSGVTLLLPHSYEGQGPEHSSARLERFLDLSAEDNIQVCYPTTPAQIFHLLRRQVMRPVRKPLVIMSPKSLLRRPEATSKLDELATGSFQEVILDKVAPAGVTRLLLCSGKVYYDLVKARDERKDDSIAIVRLEQLYPFPGDELASLLSKLPKLTEMYWVQEEPKNAGAWHYMFPRMHDLVSSRSQQQVKLGYIGRAEAASPATGFPKTHEIEQQLIIEEAIFRGTKHGR; encoded by the coding sequence GGCTCCCGCGGCCGCGCCCTCCCAGGCGCTGGAGCTGCAGTCCAAGGTGGACCAGACCCTCTTCGCCTTCCGTCTGCGCGGCCACCTGCGCGCGCGGCTGGACCCGCTGGACCGCCCGCGCCCCGCGCTGGACCACATCGCGGACGTGGGCATGGTGGACGACGGCCACTTCTCCGCGCGCGAGCGTGAGCAGGAAGTGGAGAGCAGCGGCACCTTCCCCCAGCAGCGCGTGAAGCTGGGCGACCTGCTCAACCGCCTGCACCGCACGTACACCGGCAGCATCGGCGTGGAGGTGATGCAGATTCTCGACAGCCAGCGCCGCCGCTGGCTGATGCAGCGCATGGAGCACAGCGAGAACCACACCGCGTTCTCCGTGGACGACCAGCGCCACATCCTCACCAAGCTCTCCTACGCGGAGGGCTTCGAGAACTTCCTGCACACGAAGTACGTGGGCGCCAAGCGCTTCAGCCTGGACGGTGGCGAGGCGCTCATCCCGATGATGGATGCCATCGCCGAGGTGGGCTCGGGCCTGGGCCTGAAGGAGATTGTCATCGGCATGGCCCACCGCGGCCGCCTCAACGTGCTGACGAACATCCTGGGCAAGCAGCCCAGCCAGATTTTCAGCGAGTTCGACGGCCCCAAGGACCCCAAGGCGTACCTGGGCCGCGGCGACGTGAAGTACCACATGGGCTTCTCGTCGGACCACGTCACGCGCCAGGGGAAGAATGTCCACCTGTCCCTGGCCTTCAACCCCAGCCACCTGGAGGCCGTCAATCCGGTGGTCGAGGGCCGCGTGCGCGCCAAGCAGGAGCGCTTCGGCGACACCGAGCGCGTGGGCGTGATGCCGCTGCTCATCCACGGCGACGCGGCCTTCATGGGCCAGGGCGTCGTCGCGGAGACGCTCAACCTGTCGGGCCTCAAGGGCTACAACACGGGCGGCACGCTCCACGTCGTCATCAACAACCAGGTCGGCTTCACCACCGACCCGCACGACTCCCGCTCCTCCATCTACGCCACCGCCATCGCGCAGATGCTGGACATCCCCATCTTCCACGTGAACGGAGATGACCCGGAGGCGTGCGTGCACGTGGCGCGGCTGGCGGCGGAGTACCGCCAGACGTTCCACAGCGACGTGGTCATCGACCTCATCTGCTACCGCCGCTACGGCCACAACGAGGGCGACGACCCGTCCTTCACCCAGCCGGCGATGTACGACCTCATCCGCAAGCACCCGACGGTGCGCACGCTCTACGCGAAGACGCTCGCGGAGCAGTCGCGGATCTCCGCCGAGGAGTCGGAGGCCATCAAGCAGCGCTGCCTCCAGGAGTTCGACGCGGCGCTCGCCCGCGCGCGCCAGGAGAGCCAGTTCAAGGAGCCCAGCGCGCTGGAGGGCCTGTGGAAGACCTACCAGGGCGGCGCGCAGAAGAGCGCCCCCCAGGTGAAGACGGGCGTGGACAAGGCGAAGCTGCGCGACGCGCTCCAGCGGCTGTGCGTGGTGCCCGAGGGCTTCCACGTCCACCGCGACGTGGAGCGCACCGTCATCAAGAAGCGCCTGGGCATGCTGGACAGCGAGGAGCTCCAGTGGAGCGAGGGCGAGTCGCTCGCGTACGCCACGCTGCTCGCGGAAGGCTACCCGGTGCGCCTGTCCGGCCAGGACTGTGAGCGCGGCACGTTCAGCCACCGTCACGCGGTGCTGCACGACGTGCAGACGGGCACCGAGTACACGCCGCTGCAGCAGTTCTCCACCGGCCGCGCCCGCTTCCAGGTCGTCAACAGCGCCCTGTCGGAGATGGGCGTGCTGGGCTTCGAGTACGGCTACAGCCTGGACGTCCCGGACGGCCTCACCATCTGGGAGGCCCAGTTCGGCGACTTCGCCAACGGCGCTCAAATCATCATCGACCAGTTCATCGCCGCCGGTGAGAGCAAGTGGCGCCGGCTCAGCGGCGTGACGCTGCTCCTGCCGCACTCCTACGAAGGCCAGGGCCCGGAGCACTCCAGCGCCCGCCTGGAGCGCTTCCTGGACCTGTCCGCCGAGGACAACATCCAGGTCTGCTACCCCACCACGCCCGCGCAGATCTTCCACCTCCTGCGCCGCCAGGTGATGCGCCCGGTGCGCAAGCCCCTGGTCATCATGTCGCCCAAGAGCCTGCTGCGCCGGCCGGAGGCCACCAGCAAGCTGGACGAACTGGCCACGGGCTCCTTCCAGGAGGTCATCCTGGACAAGGTCGCCCCGGCGGGTGTCACCCGGCTGCTCTTGTGCAGCGGCAAGGTCTACTACGACCTCGTGAAGGCCCGCGACGAGCGCAAGGACGACAGCATCGCCATCGTCCGCCTGGAGCAGCTCTACCCGTTCCCGGGCGACGAGCTGGCCAGCCTGCTCTCCAAGCTTCCGAAGCTGACGGAGATGTACTGGGTGCAGGAAGAGCCGAAGAACGCCGGCGCGTGGCACTACATGTTCCCGCGCATGCACGACCTGGTGTCGTCGCGCTCGCAGCAGCAGGTGAAGTTGGGGTACATCGGCCGCGCGGAGGCCGCCAGCCCCGCGACAGGCTTCCCCAAGACTCACGAAATCGAGCAGCAGCTCATCATCGAGGAAGCCATCTTCCGAGGGACCAAGCATGGCCGTTGA